TTCCTCAAGTAgggatttttaaaattaacaatttcGTTGCTCACAACATTATTTTGgtaaatgtataattttacgaagagtaccaaaagggggatgCCACCCAAATGCTTCATTTTTGGTACGTATTCTAAGAAATGTGCGGCATTttaaagtgtaaaaaaataattaaaaaaaatgaaagcgttaatttaatttacagGATGAGTTGCGAATTGTCCGGCAAGGTAatgagcagaaaaaaaaaaaaaaaaaaaataaaataaaaaaaaaaaaaaagaatgttatTCTAAATTATCTTATAATTAGGAATATGCATGCGAAAATGATTAAACGTTGGACAATGTGCAGAAAAAGTctataaaaggaaaaaacaaaaaatttttagttGTCTCCATATGTTCATTCACAGATtaaacttattttattaatcgCTTTTTGGCATACGTGCAGTGTACACCTTTTTGGAAGGCCAACGATTTCCTTTTCGACGCTCTCAAATTATTTCCAAAttggaaacataaaaatgtgagcTATTGTGTGCAATTGAGAATTcatagttttttaaaaaaaggaaattattgccatcccattttgcaacaattttttttatcatattaaCCAAATGGTGACTTAAATTggggaattattttcttttaacagCTAGTcgaatgaaaagaaaattgcatGCGCAGAATGAGTCTAGCGATATGCTGCACATCTTCTACACAAACGTGTGtatttttgcgcatttttaattttgttcattttgtagCTTAAGAAAAATTGCTATTGCTCCTCGTTAATGGTAACGTGTTCTTCACACCATttgaggaaaggaaagaaaaaactacgAATAACTGTTTGTAATTTGTttgagcgaaaaaaaaaaaaattaaacaaataagCAGGCAAATAAACAAGGAAATGTATGTATAAACGTATGCAAATGCGAATACacggagaaaataaaaaaatcggaaCAATCTCCACTTTAAAGCAACTATTTTGGttacattaaaaatgtgtaatgAGCGTGAGTGTAGTTTCATAAGACACAAATTAACCCTTTAGTGAACACACcaaggaatatatttttttcctattttggtGTTCCTTCTTTATTGCCCTTCCTTTCAAAGGGGACTCCTCCATGATTTGCCTTACAATAAGTGTAGCCATTCGAGTCAGTTTATAAAGCGGTAAAGGGGCACATAACTGATGGTTTTGCTGACAAACGTGAAATATTTCACTTGCAATTCTTTACAAgttcaaaatgaacagatCCACATCATTCGCGAAATCCTTTAGCGTGTCTAGGACTTCTGTGTCCCCGTCAAttgttttaattatatttttggtcatcccttcagttttttttttaaagtccataaaatttttatagttATCTTCGAGCAGCGTGTGGGCGTTGTTGTCACTTGGTGGTTTATCATTCTCTTCTTtggattgttttttttcattttctaacTCAGCTACACTGCTCTTGTGTGCACTGCTTTGCGCTTGTCCTTCCTCTTTGgtttctttctcttccttcacttcttcgtcttccttcacttcttcttcttcctcctcttcttcctccccctcttcttcttcctcctcctcttcttcctcgttaTCATCCCCTATTTCTACATCTTTCGGTACTATATGATCTgcgtcttcttcctcctcttcttccttctcttcgtTTCCCTGTTCCTCAATTTCGTTTAGCACCTGTTCGTCATTATCGACTCCATTGTAACCTTCTTTGGAGtacttttttacaatttctaGAATTTTATGTTCTTTCTTTGTGGCTGATTCTTctgctgccttttttgctttctcaGCAGCTTCTGCGGCTTTCGctgcattattttttgcttcgttAGCTGCAGCTTCCGCTGCCTGGGCTTTCGTAATTGCTTCTTCTACCGCCGCGAGGGCTTTCGTTTTAGCTTGGATCAATGTTTCCATTGACGTGGCTCCCTTAGCTGTCTCcaattcttcttctgctatttttaattgtgcTTGCGCTGCATGTGCGTTGTCCACTGCCtcttgtgcttttttttctgcttcctttccttcttccttcgcTGTTTCCGCGTCTTCCTCCGCTGATTCTGCTTCCTTTGTTGATTTCTCTGCTGATTCGactgctttttttgcatcatcttttgctgctcctgctgctgtgactgccttttttgctttaatattttccactTCTGCATGTACAACCTTTAATGCTATTTCTGCTACTTCCTTTGCCCTGTTCGCGCCTTCCGATGCATTAATTGATCCTGATGTCTTTTCCTTCACATGGTTCACTTTATTGGTTATGTCtgcctttttctcttcgttACCCCAATTATTGTTTACCTCTTCTTCTGCCTCTTTCGCTTTTAATGACACTTCATTTGCTGCATCTTCTGCTTTCTTGGCATTTTCCCTTGCTTTCTCCGCAGCGCTTGCTGCCTCACCTTTTGATTTTGTTTGCACCGtttttgctgcttcttccgcttGCTCTTTTGCATCCTCAGCCGCGTCTTGCGCTTTTTTCGCCTGGTCCTTTGCTACCACTGCTTTGGCTACAGCCATTGCGAGCTCTGCTATTGTTTGCGCCTTCTTGGCTTCTTCTGCTGCATTTGAggccttttctgtttttcctttaagcacctctattttttttgttacatcttctgttttttctgttttttctttatctcgTAAACGGCCTGCATAGtcatttgtttcttttgcttcctttGCTGCCGtttctgccttttcctttgctaGAGTGGCCATTCTTTCTGCTTTGCCTTTTGCTTCAGTTACTTCATTTAATGGTGCCGTTTGCGCagccttttctgcttctgcttttgcTTCACCTGCTGCGATTTGCGCCTTATtagcttcttcttttgccgCTTCTGCCTTTGCTACTTCTACTTCTATtaatgcttcattttttgctttcacaGCTTCTTCTGATAATGTTATTGCTTTTTCTGTCTTTCCCTTTACCACTTCTTCTTTGTTTGGTATTTCTTCTAGATTTTCATTTGCTTCTGTTATCGCAGCTGCGGCTTCCTTTTCCGCTTCCGTAGCTTTTTCGGTTGCTGTAGTCGCTGCCTTTTCTGCCTTAGTTGCtgcttcttttgctttttcagCATTAGATTCACCTGAATATTTTTCAGCTTCTGTTTTTACCTTTAGTGCATCTTCTTTTGCTTgttgtgcttctttttttgcctgttCCGCTTTTAATATATGTGTTGCTAGTTTTGCTGCCTTTACCGCTAGATCTTTTGCAAGTTTTGCTGCATTCGCCGCTTGTTGTGCTTCTGAAGCTTTCTCTTTTGCATCCGATACTGATTCCTTTGTTACTTTGTACTCTGCTAAACTTACTTGCTTTGCTAATTCTTCTGCTTTGTCTAGTTGTTTTTTagccttttctgcttcttctttagccttttcctttgccttttcgGCACCATTTGCCGTTTCTAAGGCTTTTGCTTGTTCCTCTGCCTCCTTTGCTTTTTCCaattctttttctgcttcatcTTTTGCTGCCTCTGCTTTTGCTACTGCGGCTGCTAGTTCTGCTATTattctttcttcatttgctcTTGCTTCTGCATCCTTGGCCTTTGTGGATTCTTCTTGTGCTTTTTGTAATGTTGTTGCatgttttgcttctttgGCTGCGCTTTTTGCTGTAGCTGCgtgtttttttgctttgtcTAATGCTTCATCTGCTCGCTTACTTGCTAATGTTGCCCTGTTTACAGTTTTGTTTTCACCAGTTATTTTATTGCTTGCATCCTTTGCCTCCTTTTgtgctgcttctgctgcttgTGTcgctgcttctgctgcttgTGCCGCTTtttctgctgcttctgctgcttcttcttttgtttGTTCTAATGCTATTTTCTCATTATCTTCTGCTTGTTTATCTTTTGTTTCTgcatctttttcttttccttctacATTTGCTTGcgcttgttcatttttttgttgtgaaTCGGATTCTTCTTGTTGTGCCTTAGCTACTGCTTCTTCAGATTGTCCCGATAATCCTTCCTCCATTTCTTCCATATTGGAATTCCCCTCAACTGTGTCATTCAGATAATCAgcatattttccatttaaattattttctccattgtgtaaggtgccattttttattgacCATCCATTTCTTAAATTTGGCGTTTCAGCATTTACAGTCGCACACTTTTGAGCATCTTCGATGTGCACAtaccaaaataaaaaaatgatgtaaagggtaattttcaaattggacttcattttttgcgaGGGAGAAATTGTAACATTTTAAAGAGTGCCAAAAGGGGTGTAAATAATTGAGCAgttttaaaaacaattttaaccGTATGCtccttttacattttctttttttgcaagaCGGTTTGAGTaaatttcaaattaaaaagcgaaaatgaagggaaaaaaaaaaatataaataatatgataCATTACCTTTCAGTTAGCAAAATGTACCCGTGACAAAACTGTACAGAGGTGAAACAAGGTGGAGGATAACTGCGCAGAACTAAtctgctaaaaaaaatgcatatttatcttttaaggaggacaaaaaaattacgagtCCCGTGCGAAATTACTTTCCTTTTACGTGtgatttaaatttttttttttttacaaaataggcttgtgtgtgcaaaaaagtaCACCCATTTTCcttaaaggggaaaataattttgatgTTTCTATTTCACTTGGTTCATTGTGATATTGTTGCACATGTGGAAGGATACGCGTTCTCCTTTACTtagcaaatttgaaaatgaaaaacggCGTAAAGGCATACGCATTAGATGAGAACAGTAAGCTGGATTGTCCagtttaaaattttcgcgcaaattatttaacagattcaacaaaaatggatacCAAGTTGTGTTCGCCGCAACGTTTCGATTCAGGTGTATAaagaaggacgaaaaaattacaagtaaaataatttctctcaaataaaataaaataaacgaataTGTCACATTACACAgataagttaaaaaaagtgcaattttatttccacaaTTAGTAGGCGTATgtctaattttaaaatgcatttaCAAACACTGACATACAATTGACCAGCTGGCACAGCTTTTTCTGAGGAGTTTATATCCCCCCAAAGGACTCATTCACTAAATGGcattaacgaaaaaatatttttaaagttcTTCTTCAAAGTGGCTATTTCGAActacccccaaaaaaatataaaaatacttcAAAATGGCGTGCTAAGCAATCAGCATAACTTTTCATTTACGCGTTTTTGTTGTTCCCCAGGTTTTGCAATATGTTTATGCATGTTTGAggggaattcttttttctcctttgttcATGGTGTAATTCGTCCAAAAGAGGGAGCATAATTAGgccatgtgttttttttatcgctcTTATCGATTCTTCAAATGACGCAATGCAGAAATGGTATCGCACTAATTTGTCGTATCTTAGAAGGTCCTTCCTGAACGAATGCTATTTCCGCTGagatgggcaaaaaaaaatgcctacTTCCTTTTACCAACTCAGAAATACGTGATTCATATCGGAGAGGAACTCCTTTACGGTGTCGCCAACCGAGGGGTCCTCTGAAACTAACGATGTCATCGATTTTACCAGCGCTTCTGTTACCTTCTTAATGTCGTTGTAAGAGTTCAATTCATCTCCAAGCTGCTTTTCTGCGTTAGTATCATCCACAGTATCGTTAATTTTTGCGTTTTCAAGGTTGTCGCCTTTTTGTTGATTAGCTGCTACgttttcttccacttctccaCCGTCGTCCACCTCCAAATCTACGTCATCCTCTTGTCCATTAGAACCATTCGGTAATGGCGCTTCCACCTCTTCCGCCTCTTCCacctcttctgcttcttcgccTTCCTCGTTATGCCCATCTCCCTGTTCCTCCACTTCTTCCCTTACTGGTTCCTCCCTATCCGTTACATTTTCCGTTCCCGCAGAAAACATTTCCACTGGTTCTAGTATATCCtggttttttgtttttagaAATTCGTGTGctgctttaatttttgcaatcATCGCTTCCTTTGCTGCGACGATAGCTTTATTTGCCTCTACTTTTGCTGCGGCTGCtgtttctgcattttttgtgttctcCGCTGCAGTCTTAGCTTTTTCCGCTTCGTCTGCTGCCTTACTCGCTTGTACTGCTGCTTCTTTCGCTGCAGCGTCTGCTTTGGTTTTCTCTGCTGTTGATGCTTTTGTTCCTTTCGATGATTCTTCTGCTTTAGCTGCTATAGCCTTAGCTTCTTCTGCTTGATTTTTCGCTTCTGCTTTTGCCAACTTTGCCTTTGCTACCTCAGCtgcctttttcaccttttccaaCGAGTTTGCAGCATCTTGTGATTTTGCAATTGCCAGTATCGATGCATGTTGTACAATTAATAACTTTTGCTTAGCATTTTGGGTCGCATCttgtgcttccttttttgcttcctctaATTTGGTGATGTCTGTTTCCGtggctgcttttttttctgccattGTAGCTACTTGTAACTGCATTTTTATTGCATGTGCTTTTTCTACCGCTTCAGTTgattcttcttctgcttccatttttgcatgagctacttctttttctgcctttATTGCTGTTTCTACTTCTGTTGCTGCTGATTCTTCTGCCTTTGCCATTGCAGCTGCTTTTGCTGCCTTTTCCGTTTGTGTCTTTGCATCTTGCGCTTCTAGGCTTGCTTGTTTTGCCTTTGCATTTGCTTCTTCCGCCTTTTCGACTTCCTTCTGAGCCATTTCAGAATCTTCTTCTAATTTGGCTACTTCGGCAGCTATTTCTGCCTCTATTTGTGCTTTCTTGACTTGATTTGTAGTCTCTACTGCTTTTGCTACATTTTGTATTAGagtctttatttttccttctgccTCTGCTTCTTTGGTTTGTTCTTCTCCAGTTTCTGCTTTTTCAGCTGCCTCTACTGCTGCGGT
The sequence above is drawn from the Plasmodium cynomolgi strain B DNA, chromosome 10, whole genome shotgun sequence genome and encodes:
- a CDS encoding merozoite surface protein 3 (MSP3;~putative); protein product: MKSNLKITLYIIFLFWYVHIEDAQKCATVNAETPNLRNGWSIKNGTLHNGENNLNGKYADYLNDTVEGNSNMEEMEEGLSGQSEEAVAKAQQEESDSQQKNEQAQANVEGKEKDAETKDKQAEDNEKIALEQTKEEAAEAAEKAAQAAEAATQAAEAAQKEAKDASNKITGENKTVNRATLATKEAKHATTLQKAQEESTKAKDAEARANEERIIAELAAAVAKAEAAKDEAEKELEKAKEAEEQAKALETANGAEKAKEKAKEEAEKAKKQLDKAEELAKQVSLAEYKVTKESVSDAKEKASEAQQAANAAKLAKDLAVKAAKLATHILKAEQAKKEAQQAKEDALKVKTEAEKYSGESNAEKAKEAATKAEKAATTATEKATEAEKEAAAAITEANENLEEIPNKEEVVKGKTEKAITLSEEAVKAKNEALIEVEVAKAEAAKEEANKAQIAAGEAKAEAEKAAQTAPLNEVTEAKGKAERMATLAKEKAETAAKEAKETNDYAGRLRDKEKTEKTEDVTKKIEVLKGKTEKASNAAEEAKKAQTIAELAMAVAKAVVAKDQAKKAQDAAEDAKEQAEEAAKTVQTKSKGEAASAAEKARENAKKAEDAANEVSLKAKEAEEEVNNNWGNEEKKADITNKVNHVKEKTSGSINASEGANRAKEVAEIALKVVHAEVENIKAKKAVTAAGAAKDDAKKAVESAEKSTKEAESAEEDAETAKEEGKEAEKKAQEAVDNAHAAQAQLKIAEEELETAKGATSMETLIQAKTKALAAVEEAITKAQAAEAAANEAKNNAAKAAEAAEKAKKAAEESATKKEHKILEIVKKYSKEGYNGVDNDEQVLNEIEEQGNEEKEEEEEEDADHIVPKDVEIGDDNEEEEEEEEEEGEEEEEEEEEVKEDEEVKEEKETKEEGQAQSSAHKSSVAELENEKKQSKEENDKPPSDNNAHTLLEDNYKNFMDFKKKTEGMTKNIIKTIDGDTEVLDTLKDFANDVDLFILNL
- a CDS encoding merozoite surface protein 3 (MSP3;~putative), with translation MKHFNGIPFFVLFVNVCIHQNNVVSNEIVNLKNPNLRNGWAGKEVTLQDEQSDLDRKNSGEMNPNGSHNELVPKSDEDSLQTQGQNNNVVAESENLKKAKEAKANAEKAGAEAETAKQKILEAEKETEKAEQGIKDAIKKMKEYALSKESELKKKTEEIKSAADEATEGNAEEKAKAVEAAKEQMKKAAEIVSEVVKAVVAAKEAQKANEEAQNAKNNIVKIEPKEAGTGDAESKAKQAAKIVKDKITVVTEKAEQASTKATEAAKKATDTAQKATEAITSEVKEIKPENVDEIKQENVNEIKNLASDAVNAAKDAKKAKGEAQINAEIVKLEVAKEEAKKAVASAKKAKDEAAAAAKTSELAKLAATRAAKKAEEAETKANLLENKNEQDAISLAETSATAAVEAAEKAETGEEQTKEAEAEGKIKTLIQNVAKAVETTNQVKKAQIEAEIAAEVAKLEEDSEMAQKEVEKAEEANAKAKQASLEAQDAKTQTEKAAKAAAMAKAEESAATEVETAIKAEKEVAHAKMEAEEESTEAVEKAHAIKMQLQVATMAEKKAATETDITKLEEAKKEAQDATQNAKQKLLIVQHASILAIAKSQDAANSLEKVKKAAEVAKAKLAKAEAKNQAEEAKAIAAKAEESSKGTKASTAEKTKADAAAKEAAVQASKAADEAEKAKTAAENTKNAETAAAAKVEANKAIVAAKEAMIAKIKAAHEFLKTKNQDILEPVEMFSAGTENVTDREEPVREEVEEQGDGHNEEGEEAEEVEEAEEVEAPLPNGSNGQEDDVDLEVDDGGEVEENVAANQQKGDNLENAKINDTVTEALVKSMTSLVSEDPSVGDTVKEFLSDMNHVFLSW